A part of Deinococcus roseus genomic DNA contains:
- a CDS encoding LeuD/DmdB family oxidoreductase small subunit — translation MSRIWKFGDSINTDDILPGKYAPFMVGEDVFHKYAFSHFRPEFAGQVKPGDLLVGGRNWGLGSSREYAPMALKKLQIGGIIAHSFARIHYRNLLNLGIPAFEAPEIADALQDGDEVTLDLATGVLTRNGEVFQLPPPPAFLTEALKEGSILAYYRKYQKFPGEE, via the coding sequence ATGTCCAGAATCTGGAAATTTGGAGATTCCATCAACACCGACGACATCCTGCCCGGAAAGTATGCCCCTTTCATGGTCGGAGAGGATGTCTTTCACAAGTACGCCTTCTCACACTTCCGTCCCGAGTTTGCCGGACAGGTGAAGCCCGGTGACCTGCTGGTCGGAGGCCGCAACTGGGGTCTGGGGTCCAGCCGTGAGTATGCTCCCATGGCCCTCAAGAAACTGCAGATTGGTGGGATCATTGCGCACAGCTTTGCTCGCATTCACTACCGCAACCTGCTGAATCTGGGGATTCCTGCCTTCGAGGCCCCTGAGATTGCGGATGCCCTGCAAGACGGCGACGAAGTGACCCTGGATCTGGCCACCGGAGTGCTCACCCGCAACGGTGAAGTGTTCCAGTTGCCCCCACCGCCCGCTTTCCTGACCGAAGCCCTGAAAGAGGGCAGCATTCTGGCGTACTACCGCAAGTACCAGAAGTTCCCCGGCGAAGAATAA
- the lysS gene encoding homocitrate synthase, which translates to MSQEFRNQEYKAYIPADRWFIIDSTLREGEQFARASFSSDDKIEVAQALDAFGVEFIEVTTPMVNEQAAKDAVRLVNLGLNAKIITHVRCAMEDARRAIDTGVHGLDLLFGTSSYLREFSHGKSIEQIIDQAREVIQYVKSQGVQVRFSAEDTFRSEEEDLLKVYQAVDEIGVNRVGLADTVGVATPRQVYSLVREVRKAVKCDIEFHGHNDTGCAISNAYEAVEAGATHIDTTILGIGERNGITPMGGFLARMFTFDPQGLMDKYNLEMLPQLDNMIARMVGLPIPWNNYLTGEFAYNHKAGMHLKAIYLNPGAYEAIPPEVFGVGRRIQAGSKLTGKHAIAFKARELGLHFGEHQLRDITDHIKALADSGDLDDEHIADILKSWVLA; encoded by the coding sequence ATGAGTCAGGAGTTCCGCAACCAGGAGTACAAAGCCTACATTCCCGCAGACCGGTGGTTCATCATCGATTCCACCCTGCGGGAAGGTGAACAATTTGCCCGCGCCAGCTTTTCCAGCGACGACAAAATCGAAGTGGCCCAGGCCCTGGACGCTTTCGGTGTGGAATTCATCGAAGTGACCACCCCCATGGTCAATGAACAGGCCGCAAAAGACGCAGTGCGTCTGGTCAATCTGGGCCTGAACGCCAAGATCATCACCCACGTGCGCTGCGCCATGGAAGACGCCAGACGGGCCATTGACACCGGGGTGCACGGGCTGGATTTGCTGTTCGGGACCTCCAGCTACCTGCGTGAATTCTCCCACGGCAAGAGCATCGAGCAGATCATCGATCAGGCCAGAGAGGTCATTCAATACGTCAAATCCCAGGGTGTGCAGGTGCGTTTCTCTGCCGAGGACACCTTCAGAAGCGAAGAAGAAGACCTGCTGAAAGTCTATCAGGCCGTGGACGAGATCGGTGTGAACCGGGTCGGACTGGCAGACACCGTGGGCGTGGCCACCCCCAGACAGGTGTACTCCCTGGTGCGTGAAGTGCGCAAAGCCGTGAAGTGCGACATCGAATTCCACGGTCACAACGACACCGGATGCGCCATCTCCAACGCCTACGAAGCTGTGGAGGCCGGAGCCACCCACATCGACACCACCATTCTGGGCATCGGGGAAAGAAACGGCATCACCCCCATGGGCGGATTTCTGGCCCGCATGTTCACCTTTGACCCCCAGGGCCTGATGGACAAGTACAACCTGGAAATGCTGCCCCAGCTGGACAACATGATTGCCCGCATGGTCGGTCTGCCCATTCCCTGGAACAACTACCTGACCGGGGAATTCGCCTACAACCACAAGGCAGGCATGCACCTGAAAGCCATCTACCTGAACCCCGGTGCCTACGAAGCCATTCCTCCCGAAGTCTTCGGGGTGGGCCGCCGCATTCAGGCCGGCAGCAAACTGACCGGCAAGCACGCCATTGCCTTCAAAGCCCGCGAACTGGGACTGCACTTCGGGGAGCACCAGCTGCGTGACATCACCGACCACATCAAGGCCCTCGCAGACAGTGGCGACCTCGATGACGAGCACATCGCAGACATCCTGAAAAGCTGGGTTCTGGCTTAA
- a CDS encoding PhzF family phenazine biosynthesis protein, whose translation MPQTYIYTVYSDYPSATGGKVIAVCEEAQETDFQAIAKQNAVQYGAPITAFITEYGQDHVDLRFFNAQKEKGDSDSGAIVALAHLRERGEVAENVQLNMQEVMQARLQKGMYHILQGNAKAWEVHADLDHVCEALQIDRSDLDQRYPILAASTSRPNLVVPLTAEGLRSAKPNLELVTDLNHATGTRGLIFVCLEGEISFRYTAPLKNIVEDNAASNTYATLCGYLSKVGMLEDGAQRLSVTQAVHIKKPSRLSASFTVQNGEAKDIWVGGLVTRQEVLDLTTDEEEE comes from the coding sequence ATGCCCCAGACTTACATTTACACCGTTTACAGCGATTACCCCAGTGCCACAGGCGGGAAAGTCATTGCTGTGTGCGAGGAGGCCCAGGAAACAGATTTCCAGGCCATTGCAAAGCAAAATGCCGTCCAGTACGGAGCTCCCATCACGGCTTTCATCACTGAATATGGGCAAGACCATGTGGACCTGCGTTTTTTCAATGCCCAGAAGGAAAAAGGTGACTCTGACTCTGGAGCCATTGTGGCCCTGGCCCACCTGCGGGAACGGGGTGAGGTGGCAGAAAACGTGCAGTTGAACATGCAGGAAGTGATGCAGGCCAGACTTCAAAAAGGCATGTACCACATCCTGCAGGGAAATGCAAAAGCCTGGGAAGTGCATGCCGATCTGGACCACGTGTGCGAGGCTTTGCAGATTGACCGCTCGGATCTGGACCAGAGGTACCCCATTCTGGCCGCAAGCACCAGCAGGCCCAATCTGGTGGTTCCTCTGACCGCTGAGGGCCTGAGGAGCGCCAAACCCAACCTGGAACTGGTCACAGACCTCAACCATGCCACGGGCACCAGAGGCCTGATTTTTGTGTGCCTGGAGGGAGAAATCAGCTTCAGGTACACCGCTCCACTGAAGAACATTGTGGAAGACAACGCCGCGAGCAACACTTATGCAACCCTCTGCGGATACTTATCTAAAGTGGGTATGCTGGAAGATGGAGCGCAGCGCCTGAGCGTCACACAAGCCGTTCACATCAAAAAACCCTCCAGACTCAGTGCAAGCTTCACCGTTCAGAACGGCGAGGCAAAAGACATCTGGGTGGGCGGACTGGTCACCCGGCAGGAAGTGCTGGACCTGACCACCGATGAAGAAGAGGAGTGA
- a CDS encoding 3-isopropylmalate dehydratase large subunit: MKPQTMAEKILSQRSGKTVYAGDLAVVEVDEVMIVDSIAESVIKVLDRDLETTPKFPERVSIVIDHVAPASSVNVAKSHQVAREYAARTGVKLFDVGRGICHQVLMEEGLAFPGAIVLGSDSHSTTYGAVAAFGTGMGATDIALAAASGKTWLKVPESVKVTLTGELNSGVTAKDVALEMIRVLTADGGTYMSIEIHAGDRFTRGERMTLANLCVEAGAKAGLVVPGGEILTDYGYTIPEWVYPDEGARYVTDITIDLSALTPRMSVPSYVDNVEEVTTLRGTKVDQVFIGTCTNGRLEDLHAAANILKGRKVAPGIRLLVIPASSEVLEQATADGTLLTLIRSGATLSTPGCGPCMGRHQGVLAPGEVCVSTSNRNFIGRMGDKDAKIYLASPAVAAATAVMGVISLPEDLPVMA; the protein is encoded by the coding sequence ATGAAACCCCAGACCATGGCTGAAAAAATCCTCTCGCAACGCAGCGGCAAGACCGTGTATGCGGGAGACCTCGCAGTTGTCGAGGTGGATGAAGTGATGATCGTGGATTCCATTGCCGAATCCGTGATCAAAGTGCTGGACCGCGACCTGGAAACCACCCCCAAATTTCCTGAACGGGTGTCCATCGTGATTGACCATGTGGCTCCTGCCAGCAGTGTGAATGTGGCCAAAAGCCATCAGGTGGCCCGTGAATACGCAGCCCGCACCGGAGTGAAGCTCTTTGATGTGGGGCGTGGCATCTGCCACCAGGTCCTGATGGAAGAAGGTCTGGCCTTCCCCGGAGCCATTGTGCTGGGAAGCGACAGCCACAGCACCACTTACGGCGCAGTTGCAGCTTTTGGAACCGGGATGGGTGCAACGGACATCGCTCTGGCTGCGGCCAGTGGCAAAACCTGGCTGAAAGTCCCCGAGTCTGTGAAAGTCACCCTGACCGGAGAATTAAACTCTGGAGTCACAGCCAAAGATGTGGCCCTGGAAATGATCCGCGTGCTGACCGCAGACGGCGGCACCTACATGAGCATCGAAATCCACGCTGGAGACCGCTTCACCAGAGGTGAACGCATGACCCTGGCCAACCTCTGCGTGGAAGCAGGGGCAAAAGCTGGTCTGGTGGTTCCTGGCGGCGAAATCCTCACCGATTATGGTTACACCATTCCTGAGTGGGTCTACCCAGACGAGGGCGCACGCTACGTCACGGACATCACCATCGACCTGAGTGCCCTGACCCCCCGCATGAGCGTCCCGAGCTACGTGGACAACGTGGAAGAAGTGACCACCCTGCGTGGCACAAAGGTGGACCAGGTGTTCATCGGAACCTGCACCAACGGGCGTCTGGAAGACCTGCATGCAGCAGCCAACATCCTGAAGGGGCGCAAAGTGGCCCCTGGTATTCGCCTTCTGGTGATCCCTGCCAGCAGTGAAGTGCTGGAACAGGCCACCGCAGATGGAACCCTGCTGACCCTGATCCGCTCTGGCGCAACTTTGAGCACTCCAGGCTGTGGTCCCTGCATGGGCCGCCACCAGGGCGTGCTGGCTCCCGGGGAAGTCTGCGTGAGCACTTCAAACCGCAACTTCATCGGACGCATGGGAGACAAGGACGCCAAGATTTATCTGGCCTCCCCTGCAGTTGCTGCGGCCACTGCGGTGATGGGCGTGATTTCTTTGCCTGAGGATCTGCCGGTGATGGCTTAA
- a CDS encoding aldose epimerase family protein: MELHTISNGQLRLQVHERLGASIAAFQFRIGGTWHPIMREAADEALSGNISSPLSSYTLVPFSNRIPDGKFTFKGKAYQLMTNTKQHTTIHGDVRNRPHRLQEATSSKLVFSFDSRDHEDLEAFNYPFPLILKTTFEIEGNTLTQTLNIHNVGEEEMPIGFGIHPYFVRSFAGSGDAVLQFKVDGVYQTDSSNIPTEGKHPLPADLDFSEGKAIGDRQFDTVFGGFDGNLQIQYPETPYSLSIQADPVFQHLIVFTAPDGTLALEPVTNCTNAFNLHEQGVQGTGFLSVKAGASISGSIRFTLKS, encoded by the coding sequence ATGGAATTACACACCATCTCCAACGGCCAGTTGCGCCTGCAAGTCCATGAACGCCTCGGAGCCAGCATTGCCGCTTTCCAGTTCCGCATTGGGGGAACCTGGCACCCCATCATGCGTGAAGCTGCAGATGAAGCCCTGAGTGGCAACATTTCCAGCCCACTGAGCAGCTACACCCTGGTGCCTTTCTCCAACCGCATTCCAGATGGAAAGTTCACCTTCAAGGGCAAAGCTTACCAGCTGATGACCAACACCAAACAGCACACCACCATTCACGGTGATGTGCGCAACCGCCCGCACCGTCTGCAGGAAGCCACCTCCAGCAAACTGGTGTTCTCTTTTGATTCCAGAGACCATGAAGACCTTGAGGCCTTCAATTACCCTTTTCCCCTGATCCTGAAAACCACTTTTGAGATCGAAGGCAACACCCTGACCCAGACCCTGAACATCCACAATGTGGGTGAAGAGGAAATGCCCATCGGCTTTGGCATTCACCCTTATTTTGTGCGCTCTTTTGCAGGTTCTGGAGATGCTGTACTGCAATTCAAGGTGGATGGAGTTTACCAGACCGACAGCAGCAACATCCCCACCGAAGGCAAACACCCCCTGCCTGCAGATCTGGATTTCAGTGAAGGAAAAGCCATTGGAGACCGCCAGTTTGACACGGTATTTGGTGGTTTTGATGGCAACCTGCAAATCCAGTATCCGGAAACCCCCTACAGCCTTTCCATCCAGGCAGATCCGGTGTTCCAGCATTTGATTGTCTTCACTGCACCAGACGGCACCCTGGCCCTGGAGCCTGTCACCAACTGCACCAATGCTTTCAACCTGCATGAACAGGGGGTACAGGGCACGGGATTCCTGAGTGTGAAAGCCGGAGCGAGCATCTCGGGCAGCATCCGTTTCACGCTCAAGAGCTGA